aattatatatatatattttttttttaagtaggttaaaccattaatcaaataattCAATTATTAGTCagtcttatggttgtggaaggatCATATTTAGCTTAGTTATAATTTTACAAGCCCTGAATTCAGTTAAGATTATTGCTGACAGTTTGAGGTGTATTGACCTTTAACTGTGCAACAAAGCTTAGGGAAAATGTTTCAAAATAAAATCAAGGTATATTGTGACTCACCAATGTTTAGGCCATATCGGCCAGCCCTAGTTGGTTTCCGCTTTCTTGCTTGAATACACTTACTGTCAATTGCTCTGAATAGAAGGGTACCCACTGCAGATGCGGGCACTAAAAAGTTATTTGATCAAAAACTATCTGTAGCAGACTGTGTTGCACACATTGTGGCAATGGTTATGCTTAATAGCACAGCGCAACATAACTTTTCAGAACCTGCAACTGCAAATTACCCTGAAATGTATGAGGCGCACTATACCTGGCTGATGGTTAGTGTTGGGGTTGTTACACAAACTCAATTTTGAATAGGATTGCAGTTCTGACTACACATTAGATACATTAGCTTCCTTGCTTGTATGCACTTACTGTAAGCAGCCCAGGGTAGGAGTGCCTGCTAAATTACCTTGAAGTAGAGAAAAGGACTGTACCTGGCTGATGGTGGGCAGTTTGGTGAGTAGCATCTGGAAGACTGGTGGCGGGAGAGTCTGCTGCAGCACCTGGAGAAGCTGCTGGGGCTGGCCGCACACAGCGATGGCGTTGGTCAGGTGCTCGATGCCGTTCTCGTAATCTCCTATACCGGAATACCAAGCGCAAAGAGGTTTAGATTGACAAAACGAGCAGTACATTATATGGAGAACAGTGTCgttactctggtcaaaagtaaattAGGTAGTGCATTATGGGGCACACGGTGTCATTGCACTGGTCGAAAGTAGTGGGGGAGGATGTCAATGCTttggttcaaagtagtgcactatatggggaatatgcAGTCATCGCttattcaaaagtagtgcactatatggggaatatgcAGTCATCGCttattcaaaagtagtgcactatatggggtcATCACTTGGTAAAAGTGCACTAGCAGAcctatatggggaatagagtgtcacACACAGCCTAAGTGATGTCAATGTAAGCAAGACTGGTTTACCTTGAGCCAACAGCTCCTCTCCCAGCTGAATCTCCTCCAGGAAGAACTTCTGAACCGCCTCAGCATCCTTCAGGTCTGGGAGCTGCAAGAgttccacaacacacacacttcttttCATTGGTcaagaaataacaaaaacataGACAGGTGGAAAAGCTGTTGTCGATGGCCTATGCTCCAGGAAGAATAAAATGCCTATTCACATGAGTCGGGGCAATCCGACGAGGCTTCGTCAGGTGTGAGGTAAGAGTTCAATTTAAGTGAACTCTTAATGCACCGCCTAGCTCAGCACAGCAGTTCTTGCTGGGTTTGCACTTCCTCCATTGGAAAACAATGGCTTGTTTCGCCACAGAACCATTCTTGTACGAGTCAAGTATGTGGGCCTTAAGTAACAGATTTTGGAGAGAAGAGTGTAGTCGAGTAGGTCTGTATCCATTGGGGAGCTATACAGTTGTGTTGACTGAAATTCGGTACCACTGTACAGACAAAAGGTTTAATAAATGCACTAATTCCAGTCTCAAATCAGTCATACCCAGCCATCACCTTGCCGTGTCCCAATACATGCCAGTGAAGATATCCTGTTTATTCCACTTGAGGTCATTGGAGATTATTTTCCACAAGGTATCATCTGAAGTGTACAAGACATGACTTCTTTAGACGTGTGTTCATTGAGGAAGAATAGAAATAGTACCTCGAGGGGATTTTACTCACCTTTGACAGTCCTGTCCCCTGTTTTGCAGCCGCCTGATTTCTCCTCCCTTGGGCAGAGGTAAACACAATCACTGTTAATATAAATAGCTTTGGGGATTGCTCATGTTTGTACTTAGACAACTTAGTTTCTCAGGCAATCCTACAATGCAAGACTATGATTAGGAACAGTAAGGAAGTCCCATTAACATCCTAAATTGACACCCTGAAGTACAACTTTGGCTTTGAACAAAGCTCCAAAATAATCCACACACCTTCCCTTGATAAAGTGGTTTACCCAGGTCAGAATCAGGAAATACTTAATAGCAAGTGACAACTAGCCAAACAATCCTAGTTATTTTTTTCTGATAGAGTGATTAACTACCAGAGTGGAAGGTAAATGAAAAAAAGTCTAACAGAGGAACATGGCTCATTCAATTGCAGTAAAGCAGGTGTACAAAGCATTGTGGCCAGCTGACAGCCAAATTCCATCTTTCATACTGTAGTCCAGCTACAATTGTAGTCTAGTTAATGTGGGACTGGAATGTGATCTGTATAGGATTTTTATTGTGACATGCATCCATGTGTGTATTCTAATTGGCTCCTGTATTAGAGTGAGGGATTCTGGGTAGAAGACAAGGCAGAACTGCCATTATGTAGTGTGTGGAGGTGTATTTATTTTATATCCCCTTATGAGTTATGTAGTCTCATCATTAAAGTTTGCAGTGTAATGCTCTGTAGGCGCATTATCAGCTTCTTCATACCGACAACCCCATGGCCTTACATGAGTAGTAGGCCTGGATAGAGTAACACCAGGGATATCCAGGTTGCTCTAATACAGGAGATGATTAGAATACATATATGGATGCATGTCACAATAAAAATCCTATACAGATCACATTCCAGTTCCACATTAACTAGACTACAATTGTAGCTGGGCTACAGTATGAAAGATGGATTTGGGCTGCTTGGCAAGCTCTATGTCTGATATGGCAAGCTCTATGTCTGATATGGCTAGTAGCCAAGAATGGTTGGTTTAGGTTACATAACAGTTCAAAACACACCATCAATGAATGAATCAGGGTAGGTGCAGCTTTCCATGTCTGAATTCAACTAACAGAACGCTTGTTGTGAGTGAGTAGGAAGTACATTAATACATGATAAAGGAGGTAGTTAGCAGAGAAACGCTCAACTCTATAAGAGAACAGAGTTGAGTTGCTATGCGCTAGCTAGGTTAGCACTGGCTAGTTAGGTGCAGGACTTTTGGGGTTAGCAGTGCGCTGACAATTAATGAATTAGATCTAATGCACAAACCATTAACGTAACCATGCAAGCTTCTATACTTCGCCAATTGGGAATAGTTAAACGAGTTCGGCCTGGCTCGGGCATTTTGTTGCACCTCAGGTCTCCCAAACAGAGACCGGAGCGGGTTGCAAAGGACGTGGACAACACTCACGTTCTCGTAGCCTGTTCTTGAAGTTGGGGTCACTCCGTCTTTTCCTGTCGAAGTAGATGCAGTAGCCAACGAACAGAGCCCCGCAAACACCGGCGGCTATCGTGCTCGATTTACCGCCCATCATCACTTCCGAAATGGTTGATATTTCTATGTTAACAAAGAGAATATTTCTATTTCGGCTTATATCAAAGGTGGTACATGACCTCACACAGTCGCAAGTTCGCAGCAAAAAGGACCAGTAGGACCGCTGACTAATTTGACAGCTAGGGTGTCCGCATTGAACGCCCGATCGAAAATAACACACATTTAATTCCCAATCACATGATATCACCGATAGCGTATGCATTTGGTTGAATATAAAGTGTTGTATGTTGAACCCAGATGGGGGGGATGTGTTAGGATTTCTTTAAATCAATGTAAGTAGTTTTGGGTAGCATTGAAATGTAAGTGCCACAAGGGAGCAGTAGCAATTCATCAAAAAAAGAAGCAGCAGGCTAATGATTACATTTGATACAATTAAACAGTATTTTCTCCAGAGTAAGAAAAATAGAAACAATTCAGCTACGACTATAGGTATTTTGACTAACCTGGGGTAGACTACACAGCAGCAAACAATGGCCAAGTGAAATATtgaacagtaggctacatggTGTGGCACAATCATTTAGACTAGTAAGACAACATGTACAATTTTGCTTTCGCTACGACCAATTAATTTACGAAAAATGATGCCAGTTGCACTGAGCCTTGCTCCTATGCCTGTCTGGGCTTAGTTTGCACTTTTCATCTCCCAGATGATAGCTAATCCCTAGAAGTGCTGCTCAACAGAACAGATGGTCAGCTGCATTACATGTGCAAGGCCAGGCTGCTGCAAAAATATACCACCTTGACTATTAGGCTTCTGAGGGCACATGCTCAGACCTGCAGTAATACAAACCATCAGGCATGCACATCCTTACATGGATTATATCATCACCAGACTGTGTCTGGTATTGCGTGCACCTTTGCCTTTAAATGGCAACTGAGTCGTTCTGCACCCTTACACCATTTCTGTGgctggttgttgttgttacagTTTAATAAAGGAATAACTGAACCTTAGAGATTTGCGTCATTGACCACACGTCGCCAGTTGACAGGATTTTGGAAGAGTGTGTGTGCTTTTGATGGGGTTTCCAGTTAagctgtgggtgtgtgggtgtgtggttgtgtgcgtgcgtgcgtgtgtgtttgtacaaATGTGTGTACACCTTCATACCCGTACTtatgtctctatgtgtgtgtgtatgtgagcatgCATTGCATGTGTACTTCTTCatacttatgtgtgtgtgtgtgcatgtatcagtggaggctgctgaggggaggatgattcataataatggccagaatggagtgagccgtccttccctcagcagcctccactggcatgtgtgtgtatgtgcgtgcatgtgtacaCTTGTCTGTGGACAATTTACATGGTAGGAGGATTACCCGTCTGCCCTGTCGTCTCTCTTGCCAGCGGCTTAGCAGCTCGCACCTGGCATGCAGCTGGCTGAGGGTTTGGCGAAGAATTCACCCCTCAGGGACATCTAGCTCCGCCAGTGCCCAGGCTTGACGTGTCGCGGCTTAGCCAGAGGCTTATCGTCTCGCGGTGGTGGGTTATTATTACCATTACTCAATCGTTCCTGGAAGGTGCTTTGGAAGCCCTACTGTATGTGATCCCAGTGCTTGTGTGTTCGGAGGTCTCCTAATCCATGCCGTCATCCCAGGCCACATTATACATGTCTGTAGCAATTCCCTAGGAAACAAGTACTCTTGTCATTTGCTGGGACTCAGACAGATCTCATGTCCTTATGTTGATGTGGGTTGGAGGTTTGGACAGAAAGACcatgacacacacatcacacacacacacacacatgtttaggGATGTTGTACAAATAATGGTTGTTGCAAAACTATCTATCAATCAGATAGTAGAATTATGTAAGACTTTAGGGTTTATAAAGAGAACCAACCAATGGGGATGCTTTTCCCGACTGATTCCTACATATCTCTCTTAAAACCATTTATATGGGTATAACTTTTACTGTTCTCCTGGGTGTGCTAAGGTTGGCAATAGGACAGGAGACACCCTGCAGTTGCTTATTGTGCAGTATACGAGCCTCACTGTGTACCTTTATTGACTGTGCACATAGCACTATTAAATTAATTAAGCATGCTCCATAAAGGCTAGGTAATTAGCATGCTTGGGCTCCTAATCCAATCAGTGTCCATGATGCTGCACGGTGAGCTCATCGCTATATGACATTCACACCCATGCTGACTCTGCACATTTACTGTAAAACCTGGCACGGCGACCTGCGTATGTGAGTGCAAAAGCAATTATCCTCTTCTGCCCTGTCATCTTCCTTGGAATGGTGCTCGTACTCCTCTGTTACCATGGTTTCAGACCAGAGAGGTAACTATGGCAACACTGTTGGTATTCCCCTAAGTGGCGGAGAGAgataagatggggggggggggggggggggggggggtgttgagagggggagagaaagctgTTCAAACATGacaggatttgtatttattttttatttcagagCAGCTGAAtaaggcagacacacacacacacacacacacacacaccaagcaagTGTTTTTGAGTGGAGATTTGCACAAGGGCTCCAGTGAAGGAAAGCTTGCAGGGACCAACAGAGAAGTAATTATTTTTACCCTGGCTGCAGCTGCTTTTCTGTGTGTCTTGGCAGCCCTGGCTCCAGCAGCAGAGAGACAGGCCAGGAGACAGGAACTGAAAAAATCCTATTGGAATAAAATATAGAACGTTTTGAATCGTGGCCCAGGAACGTCCCATAAAACTGGAAATGGCAGGCCTACCCTGTATTTTCCATGAACCCTGTGCTCTCCCCATTCCAAAGGCTATGTCATTAGATGTGTTTTCAAGGGAGAAACACATAGTGGAAccaggaatggagggaggagggaggatggcaGGCTTGCCAAGTCTCTGAGCcaagtggggaagagagagacttTTCTGTTTAGGTTGTCTGAATGGGGGAGAGAGTGCTGACTGAAAAGGAatggaaagtgagagagagagagggaaggaagggggagagagagagagagagagagaggtaaagaggaccGCTTGTGTTATGCATGGCGTTGCGCCCCAGGACCCCATTAGCTAGCTCGCTCTTCAGCTCTTGGCATCGGCATAGGCGGTGGAGGTTTTATCGGCGGCTGTAAGTGAACCATTTCTCCCTCCCTGCAGTGCTCCAACTAGTCCTCCATGTTGAAATCACCACTCCCTCCCTCTGGGGTCAGTAAGGGGAAAGTAAGCGCTGGCGGAGGCGGCTGGCTACAGCTCCAGCCAGTTTCCTTCCCTTTCCCTCCACCCTTCTGGGTGAGTGGAATCTCTGGACAGATATGAGTGCAACAGAGTTCTGGCTAGTGAGAGTTGGCTACCATTTTATCTCCAAAAGTTAGCCGAGTTAGCTCCAGGACCAAGAGTTAGCTTTCAGGCTATTTAGCATTTTAGAATGACCTTTATATTCTGAGTTAGCTCCGGGATTATCATTTGGTTGTAGAACTTGAGATATAGTTTAGGGTTTGAGCTGTTATGGAGCCAAGGAGGAATAGAGGAATTTGATAAAAGAGTGGAAGATAGAGGGAGCTATTTggcatggtgagagagagaagaggttgcTGAGCCGAGGCAGACAGTCCATCACCCTTCAGCTGTCAATAGGGGTAGCTGCTGCTCTAGCACAACATTCAcagcaccaccacacacacagaaaaacacacacactcgctcactcaaacactaacacacacccacactcagagaaacacacacactcccaaaaCAAGATAACTTTCAGCTGAAGTAATGGGTGAATGACACTAAAAAAGTAGTATTCTATGAATAAGTTATATCAATAcacacaacccactgggcacagatgttagttcaatgtctagtttcgatttacatttggttgagttgtcaactaacatgaaatcaacaaaagTTGGgtggaaaaaaatatgaaattcccctaagttgatgactttttttcaaatccaatca
This sequence is a window from Oncorhynchus mykiss isolate Arlee chromosome 13, USDA_OmykA_1.1, whole genome shotgun sequence. Protein-coding genes within it:
- the LOC110486035 gene encoding mitochondrial import receptor subunit TOM20 homolog, whose amino-acid sequence is MMGGKSSTIAAGVCGALFVGYCIYFDRKRRSDPNFKNRLRERRRNQAAAKQGTGLSKLPDLKDAEAVQKFFLEEIQLGEELLAQGDYENGIEHLTNAIAVCGQPQQLLQVLQQTLPPPVFQMLLTKLPTISQRIVSAQGSLNEEDLE